One genomic window of Phoenix dactylifera cultivar Barhee BC4 chromosome 6, palm_55x_up_171113_PBpolish2nd_filt_p, whole genome shotgun sequence includes the following:
- the LOC103714919 gene encoding serine acetyltransferase 1, chloroplastic-like, which yields MATCVENCRAKAPFCKYVIDISQPDIADCSDCNMPANDSSDAAGDDVWAKIQEEARSDVEDEPVLQNYYFDLILNHNSLESALAAHLASKLSLPNLMPSNSLQELLLSILSKDPEIGRSVRADLWAARDRDPACAKMVHCFLYYKGFLALQAHRVAHRLWAEGRAAAALLLQSRTSEVFAVDIHPGARIGSGVMLDHATGVVIGETAVVGDDVSILHGVTLGGTGKERGDRHPKIGDGVLVGAGAQILGNVEVGEGAKIGAGSVVLRAVPPRTTAVGNPARLLGGKENLVRLGRRASLTMDHTSWSDHVI from the coding sequence ATGGCCACCTGCGTCGAGAATTGCCGAGCTAAAGCTCCCTTCTGCAAGTATGTAATCGACATCTCCCAGCCTGATATCGCCGATTGTTCTGACTGCAACATGCCTGCCAACGACTCCAGCGATGCCGCCGGCGACGACGTTTGGGCCAAGATCCAAGAAGAAGCTCGGTCAGACGTCGAGGATGAACCAGTCCTCCAGAATTACtattttgatctcatcctcaaccACAATTCCCTTGAGTCTGCTCTCGCAGCGCATCTTGCAAGCAAACTAAGTCTTCCAAATCTCATGCCGAGCAACAGTCTCCAAGAATTGCTCTTGAGCATCTTATCCAAGGATCCGGAGATCGGCCGGTCGGTGAGGGCCGATCTTTGGGCGGCGAGGGACCGCGATCCGGCGTGCGCGAAGATGGTACACTGCTTTCTTTACTACAAAGGGTTCCTGGCGTTGCAGGCCCACCGGGTGGCGCACCGGCTGTGGGCGGAGGggcgggcggcggcggcgctccTGCTGCAGAGCCGGACGTCGGAGGTGTTCGCCGTCGACATCCACCCGGGGGCGAGGATTGGATCGGGTGTGATGCTGGACCATGCGACTGGGGTGGTGATCGGCGAGACGGCGGTGGTCGGCGACGACGTGTCGATCCTCCACGGCGTGACGCTGGGCGGCACCGGGAAGGAGAGAGGCGACCGGCATCCGAAGATCGGTGACGGGGTCTTGGTGGGTGCAGGGGCGCAGATACTGGGGAACGTGGAGGTCGGGGAGGGGGCGAAGATCGGGGCGGGGTCGGTGGTGCTGCGGGCGGTGCCGCCGAGGACGACGGCGGTGGGGAACCCGGCGAGGCTTCTCGGTGGAAAAGAGAACCTGGTCCGTCTCGGAAGGAGGGCCTCTTTGACTATGGACCACACCTCGTGGTCGGATCACGTGATCTGA